Part of the Bacteriovorax stolpii genome, CAACGGCAACCGCTAGTGGATGTGTTTCACATTGATGTGAATTTCGTTTTTTCTAAAAAAAGGTATTGTTAACGGCCCATCATATTGGGCCGTTTTAAAATCGCTTAAGGGAATATACCAAGGGCGCTTCTTAAGCCACTTCTTTAAAATACCGGTATATTCATTAATCTTTTCTTCATTGTTAATTCCTGCGTAGCTAATGCTGGCGACCAGATGGAGCGGGCACTCTTCAAGATGAATTCTATTGTCATCCGGAGTTGGTGCGGTTTGGGCCACAAATTGTTGCGGAAGGATAAAAGACATAGTCCACTCTTTTGATGCAGTTTCTTGCAGGATCACGGGAGTGGTCATCTGAATTTTTTCACTCGTCTTGTTGCTACCAAAAATATAGCCTGCAAGGCTGTTAAACGCCTCTTTATAGGCTTCCTTGAATTCACCTGTGATCGATATAGAGGCCCGGGTTTGAGACTTATATGAGCGGATTTCAATCCCACCATCGGCCTTTAAGATTTCG contains:
- a CDS encoding SOUL family heme-binding protein: MNYDSHSQLDIPINEKVKGLPGLFGLQLEEQAPYEILKADGGIEIRSYKSQTRASISITGEFKEAYKEAFNSLAGYIFGSNKTSEKIQMTTPVILQETASKEWTMSFILPQQFVAQTAPTPDDNRIHLEECPLHLVASISYAGINNEEKINEYTGILKKWLKKRPWYIPLSDFKTAQYDGPLTIPFFRKNEIHINVKHIH